TTTGTACTTTcacatattttaaacaatatgcatttaatttaaaattataatagtaCAAAGACAACATAAAACTGGCAAAACAAATTGCatcagattttttttcttttaaagaaaaaagtattttattaattgcaaaaattttagaaataaaacaatttattttgatttatttaatgtaatacaagactatagtttaaattaaataaaaaattattatttatttgtacatttacTATTCTGctcttgattttgttttttgcagctTACTTTGTAAATACAGTGTACATAGAATATGAGCACACAAAACCGTAATAGCGGCGGTAGTCGCAatcaaaagaaatcaaatacTGGCAGTGGCGGCGGCGGTGGTGGTGGAGGTGGTGACTCTTCAGCTATCACACAGGCTTCACTTAAAAAGACGGAAgtaacaaaaacagaaaaggAAAAGTCGCATCCAAaggtaagaaaagaaaaataaacttttcaaaaacaaataataataatacatttttaacttTAGCCAACTGCTGAACAGTTACGTATTGCCCAGATCACCAATAGCAATACATCGGAAGATCCACAGATGCGTGAAAAAGTCGCCACCCTTATAGAAATGACTCAGCGTTCCGAGGAAGAGGTTTGCTGTGCTTTAAATGAGTGTGACAACAATTTAGAACGTGCTGTTGTATTTCTTCTAGAAACCCTACCAGTGGTTAGTACAACACTTTgattcttttcatattttatgttaagaagtgtgttttttattgttaatatgttttttttttattttcttcccaAAATCAAGGGGGCATTTGAGACATCttcaaagaagaaaaagaataaAGCTGCAAATGCTGCACAGGATAATAATGGTGGAGGTGGTGACGGTGATTGGGCCGATGGCAATGCCAATACGGACAAGCGTGAAAAATCACGCAATCGTAACAGTAGTAACCGTGGTGGTCGTGGAGGTTCCGACAGTCGTGGTTGtaagtttttaagattttgtttccttagcaaaaagtttaatttcttATATTGTGTTTACAGGGCGCGGGAGAGAGGCCCGTGAAAATGAACGCAATTCCAGAGGAGGTGGCGGTGGAGGCGGTGATCGTGACGATCGTGCCAATGATAACTATCGCAGTGGTCCACGTAGTGGCGGTGATGGTCGTCGTGGTGGCGCCAGTGGCCGCGGTGGCGGTTACGTTGGTCGGGGTGGTCGTGGTGGTGGCCGCATGGGTGGAGGCCGTGGTGCCGGTGGACGTGGTGACAGAAGTGGTGTTGATAGTTACAGGTCACGTTACAACAACTCCAACGAAGATCACCAAGAGGTTGAGCTGTGGGACAACAGTATTGCCCAAAGCACAgagaaacagcaacaacagacaCAAGATGATGCCTGGGGTGATTGGGATAATGAAGAATATGTTGGTTCTCTTAAGGACAGCAAGGTGTTTACAACCAGCAATTTGCCCAATCAAACGGCAGCCAGTGTACTAAGCAGTGGCTTGACCGGCAGTGTGGACAACGCCAACAGCGCGGGAGGAACCGGTGAAATCTCGGCACCACCGGGTCTAGAACACCATTTAGGCACTTCAGTGATTGGTAGCACATCTGCGTCACAGTCACAGGGAGCTCATTTGAACTCCTTGGTAGATGACAATAGTGGCAGCAGTAATTTAATTACAGCCAAGACTACACCCATGATGCAGTATAGTGCTGCTGTCAGCAGTACGCCtcaaatgcaacaacaacagcagcaatcgTCAGTGGTGGGCGGTAGTGGCAGTACTCTCACTTCTGGCTCGAATATGAGTGGTTCTTCGGCCTTAGGTAGTTCACCTTACGGCAGTGCCGTAATCGATACCTTTTCTAATGCTGCTACAGCTGCCGCAAACTTGGTTCAACAAGtccagcaacagcagcagcagcaacaacaacatttggcGCCACAACTCAAACCCTCGACGACATTATCGGCCGAGCAATCACAGTATTTCAATTCGCTGGCAACACAGAATGCCGCAGCCCAAGCAGCAGCAGCCGCGGCCGCTGCAGCAGCTGCTGCCGCCAGTAATGTTCAGCAAATGCCCACTTATGCCCAGAATCCGGCGACAGTGCAATATCAAACATCGTATGCCAATGTTTTCGGTAGTGCAGCTGGCAGTGGATCCGCGGCGTCCATGGCAACGGATCCCACGTCTCAGATAACAAGTGGACAACAAACGCAAGTACGGCGGGCACGTGCTAAACTACCACCACCCTCTAAGGTATGCTCAGTTCttaattcaataataaatcTGTTTTAACATTCCTAATGCGATAATTTTAGATTCCCTCAAGTGCGGTTGAAATGCCAGGTGATTCATTAAACAACATTGGTTATTTGGATGTACAATTTGGTGGTTTAGATTTTGGTACCGACGATTCATTTGAGAATTTATCcgagaaattaaataattcggTTAATCTCGGTGATagccagcagcaacaacaacaacagcagcagcaacaacagcagcaaaaatcGTTAGCTCAATCACCACCTGAAGTTAGTTCATCATATGAACAAAGCAAAACAGTGGTAAcacatcagcagcaacaacaacagcagcagcaacaagctGCTTTGTCAGCAGCTGGTTTACCAAATTCTCATTTGGtaagatttcttttaaatattgtaatttaaatattttaaacatttaattttattgctcCTCTTTAGGCCGATTCTCTTACATCAAGTTACACACAAAGAGCtgcacagcaacaacaacagcagcagcaacagccgCAACAACAACTAAGTGGCGGTGTAAGTGGTGGCAATTCGTCGGTGGGTTCTGCCGGCAGTAATGCTTTAGATCAATTAACTAAAAATGATCCCTATAATCAGAATACAAACTCTGCTGCTAATGCCTATCAAAGTTCGTATCAGAGCAGCAGTAATGTTGTCTCGAACAAAGGTGTATCGAATGCCTATCAGCCTTCAGTAGCCTCACAAGGTTACAATAATTCAGCATATGCAACTGTACAGGTAACTAgacataattataaaataataatattttctaaattaattcattttattataattatttcttaGTCCTCTGTGGCAAACTCATACCAACCTCAGGCCTACGGTTCATATCAACAAAATTCGATGACCTCgtatcaacagcaacaacaacagccatCTGGCACTGGCACACAAAATGCTTCAAATGTTACTGGCTCAAGTAGTGTTGGTGGTGTGGGAGGTGGCTCGAGTTCAACACAAAACATTCCTTCAGTAGGTGGTAACAGCAGTAATTCAGCAACGTAAGTTTTATACacctatttttttgtttgtaacttaaattgttgagtttttttattttgagttaatactaatgtatttcgtttaattattttgttattcttaaactaacattgttttttttgtttattttctttataccaACAACAATACTATCCATCCATATCCATCTGCTTAATAATTAACTTAACAAACATATTCCAAAAATCTATTCATCCTGTTTGAATGCTTTTAATTTGCCtgataaattattgttttttacaaaCTATGTACAAACGTTTAATTGTGTTTGTAAAGAGCTAATTCCAACTCAAGCTATTTGACGTCTGCTTATGGATCACAACAGAATGCTTATCAGTCTAGCCAAAGTGTTTATGGCAGTACTGGTCTTTCAAATAATTCAGGGtatgtattattttatgttaagtTTTTGTGTGATATAGTAGAATGAAATGTGATAGAAGAAGAAGAATTTCCATATTTCATTTCTGCAAAACTTGTGACTTAAATAGATGATTGATTAAGAACACTGTTAACACGCTGTAACTAGCTCGAAATTGCATTCCATTCTGCTGTTCAGATTATGAATATCTTCTGTATtctggaggtggtgggttcgattcccacccgtggcactggttgagGAGCGCACCTAGGCCtcaaggtgtatttcttcggatttgatgtgtatacatcctcctttcaaactaactaactaacttagttcatagtctattctatagtctcgtctatagtgtaatctatagactagtctctactctagtctagcctatggtctagtctatagtcaagcctgtggtctagtctatggtctaggctatagtctagtcaatagtcaattCTATACTCTACTCTTTTCTATgctcaagtctgtagtctagtctatagtttagtccatagtttactctatagtctagtctatagtctagcctatagtctatagtctagtctatagtttagaccatagtctagtctatactatactctagcctatattctaatctatagtctagtcttaatcTAGACTGtactctagcctatagtctactctatagtacattcaatagtctagtctatagtctggtca
The window above is part of the Lucilia cuprina isolate Lc7/37 chromosome 6, ASM2204524v1, whole genome shotgun sequence genome. Proteins encoded here:
- the LOC111678206 gene encoding protein lingerer isoform X4, whose product is MSTQNRNSGGSRNQKKSNTGSGGGGGGGGGDSSAITQASLKKTEVTKTEKEKSHPKPTAEQLRIAQITNSNTSEDPQMREKVATLIEMTQRSEEEVCCALNECDNNLERAVVFLLETLPVGAFETSSKKKKNKAANAAQDNNGGGGDGDWADGNANTDKREKSRNRNSSNRGGRGGSDSRGWRGREARENERNSRGGGGGGGDRDDRANDNYRSGPRSGGDGRRGGASGRGGGYVGRGGRGGGRMGGGRGAGGRGDRSGVDSYRSRYNNSNEDHQEVELWDNSIAQSTEKQQQQTQDDAWGDWDNEEYVGSLKDSKVFTTSNLPNQTAASVLSSGLTGSVDNANSAGGTGEISAPPGLEHHLGTSVIGSTSASQSQGAHLNSLVDDNSGSSNLITAKTTPMMQYSAAVSSTPQMQQQQQQSSVVGGSGSTLTSGSNMSGSSALGSSPYGSAVIDTFSNAATAAANLVQQVQQQQQQQQQHLAPQLKPSTTLSAEQSQYFNSLATQNAAAQAAAAAAAAAAAAASNVQQMPTYAQNPATVQYQTSYANVFGSAAGSGSAASMATDPTSQITSGQQTQVRRARAKLPPPSKIPSSAVEMPGDSLNNIGYLDVQFGGLDFGTDDSFENLSEKLNNSVNLGDSQQQQQQQQQQQQQQKSLAQSPPEVSSSYEQSKTVVTHQQQQQQQQQQAALSAAGLPNSHLADSLTSSYTQRAAQQQQQQQQQPQQQLSGGVSGGNSSVGSAGSNALDQLTKNDPYNQNTNSAANAYQSSYQSSSNVVSNKGVSNAYQPSVASQGYNNSAYATVQSSVANSYQPQAYGSYQQNSMTSYQQQQQQPSGTGTQNASNVTGSSSVGGVGGGSSSTQNIPSVGGNSSNSATVSSSSAISNSGTAVNSVSSGVNSSNAVTNSMISSSHLGALTSNSNVTPSSSLANNSSSSSNNNSNSGVVNNSTSNVVSQTAGGAVNASGNSSSNSSNTNSSSVVSAGGGGVGVSGGSGVSSSSAVAAAVSGVSSVSNKTGSGVSASGAPTGAASGAGGGAGSGAGGMVPNIQMVSQYIQTSLPYYQQPVYSYEDIQMMQQRVPHVQGYYDLNYTPTSLGAGRDNLGSVAYSTMTDGRFTRTDNNSSPVSNVSSTMSQQAGSSGPMLNVPYAYFYGGNVMPGSFQYGTPAIYPQIPAANTASGGQFPKPSYNTGYGSTNYDALSQASQDYTKGTYPSSVNQQTKSQNVTNPPQAGTASDITSSMYGKGHVALNKVNSYEKQNFHSGTPPPFNMANTQTAGGTSAQPYGMYLPTMPAAGHHMIHPPIHQMDGRIHNSSRRDSNSTGQRQPTSSQSKSATKQGYSPSYWTGQN
- the LOC111678206 gene encoding protein lingerer isoform X1, which encodes MSTQNRNSGGSRNQKKSNTGSGGGGGGGGGDSSAITQASLKKTEVTKTEKEKSHPKPTAEQLRIAQITNSNTSEDPQMREKVATLIEMTQRSEEEVCCALNECDNNLERAVVFLLETLPVGAFETSSKKKKNKAANAAQDNNGGGGDGDWADGNANTDKREKSRNRNSSNRGGRGGSDSRGWRGREARENERNSRGGGGGGGDRDDRANDNYRSGPRSGGDGRRGGASGRGGGYVGRGGRGGGRMGGGRGAGGRGDRSGVDSYRSRYNNSNEDHQEVELWDNSIAQSTEKQQQQTQDDAWGDWDNEEYVGSLKDSKVFTTSNLPNQTAASVLSSGLTGSVDNANSAGGTGEISAPPGLEHHLGTSVIGSTSASQSQGAHLNSLVDDNSGSSNLITAKTTPMMQYSAAVSSTPQMQQQQQQSSVVGGSGSTLTSGSNMSGSSALGSSPYGSAVIDTFSNAATAAANLVQQVQQQQQQQQQHLAPQLKPSTTLSAEQSQYFNSLATQNAAAQAAAAAAAAAAAAASNVQQMPTYAQNPATVQYQTSYANVFGSAAGSGSAASMATDPTSQITSGQQTQVRRARAKLPPPSKIPSSAVEMPGDSLNNIGYLDVQFGGLDFGTDDSFENLSEKLNNSVNLGDSQQQQQQQQQQQQQQKSLAQSPPEVSSSYEQSKTVVTHQQQQQQQQQQAALSAAGLPNSHLADSLTSSYTQRAAQQQQQQQQQPQQQLSGGVSGGNSSVGSAGSNALDQLTKNDPYNQNTNSAANAYQSSYQSSSNVVSNKGVSNAYQPSVASQGYNNSAYATVQSSVANSYQPQAYGSYQQNSMTSYQQQQQQPSGTGTQNASNVTGSSSVGGVGGGSSSTQNIPSVGGNSSNSATANSNSSYLTSAYGSQQNAYQSSQSVYGSTGLSNNSGFAGNTSTASSQYSNFSTSGKLKDTSASSNTSHYESVSSSSAISNSGTAVNSVSSGVNSSNAVTNSMISSSHLGALTSNSNVTPSSSLANNSSSSSNNNSNSGVVNNSTSNVVSQTAGGAVNASGNSSSNSSNTNSSSVVSAGGGGVGVSGGSGVSSSSAVAAAVSGVSSVSNKTGSGVSASGAPTGAASGAGGGAGSGAGGMVPNIQMVSQYIQTSLPYYQQPVYSYEDIQMMQQRVPHVQGYYDLNYTPTSLGAGRDNLGSVAYSTMTDGRFTRTDNNSSPVSNVSSTMSQQAGSSGPMLNVPYAYFYGGNVMPGSFQYGTPAIYPQIPAANTASGGQFPKPSYNTGYGSTNYDALSQASQDYTKGTYPSSVNQQTKSQNVTNPPQAGTASDITSSMYGKGHVALNKVNSYEKQNFHSGTPPPFNMANTQTAGGTSAQPYGMYLPTMPAAGHHMIHPPIHQMDGRIHNSSRRDSNSTGQRQPTSSQSKSATKQGYSPSYWTGQN
- the LOC111678206 gene encoding protein lingerer isoform X5, whose translation is MSTQNRNSGGSRNQKKSNTGSGGGGGGGGGDSSAITQASLKKTEVTKTEKEKSHPKPTAEQLRIAQITNSNTSEDPQMREKVATLIEMTQRSEEEVCCALNECDNNLERAVVFLLETLPVGAFETSSKKKKNKAANAAQDNNGGGGDGDWADGNANTDKREKSRNRNSSNRGGRGGSDSRGWRGREARENERNSRGGGGGGGDRDDRANDNYRSGPRSGGDGRRGGASGRGGGYVGRGGRGGGRMGGGRGAGGRGDRSGVDSYRSRYNNSNEDHQEVELWDNSIAQSTEKQQQQTQDDAWGDWDNEEYVGSLKDSKVFTTSNLPNQTAASVLSSGLTGSVDNANSAGGTGEISAPPGLEHHLGTSVIGSTSASQSQGAHLNSLVDDNSGSSNLITAKTTPMMQYSAAVSSTPQMQQQQQQSSVVGGSGSTLTSGSNMSGSSALGSSPYGSAVIDTFSNAATAAANLVQQVQQQQQQQQQHLAPQLKPSTTLSAEQSQYFNSLATQNAAAQAAAAAAAAAAAAASNVQQMPTYAQNPATVQYQTSYANVFGSAAGSGSAASMATDPTSQITSGQQTQVRRARAKLPPPSKIPSSAVEMPGDSLNNIGYLDVQFGGLDFGTDDSFENLSEKLNNSVNLGDSQQQQQQQQQQQQQQKSLAQSPPEVSSSYEQSKTVVTHQQQQQQQQQQAALSAAGLPNSHLADSLTSSYTQRAAQQQQQQQQQPQQQLSGGVSGGNSSVGSAGSNALDQLTKNDPYNQNTNSAANAYQSSYQSSSNVVSNKGVSNAYQPSVASQGYNNSAYATVQSSVANSYQPQAYGSYQQNSMTSYQQQQQQPSGTGTQNASNVTGSSSVGGVGGGSSSTQNIPSVGGNSSNSATVSSSSAISNSGTAVNSVSSGVNSSNAVTNTNNSSSSSNNNSNSGVVNNSTSNVVSQTAGGAVNASGNSSSNSSNTNSSSVVSAGGGGVGVSGGSGVSSSSAVAAAVSGVSSVSNKTGSGVSASGAPTGAASGAGGGAGSGAGGMVPNIQMVSQYIQTSLPYYQQPVYSYEDIQMMQQRVPHVQGYYDLNYTPTSLGAGRDNLGSVAYSTMTDGRFTRTDNNSSPVSNVSSTMSQQAGSSGPMLNVPYAYFYGGNVMPGSFQYGTPAIYPQIPAANTASGGQFPKPSYNTGYGSTNYDALSQASQDYTKGTYPSSVNQQTKSQNVTNPPQAGTASDITSSMYGKGHVALNKVNSYEKQNFHSGTPPPFNMANTQTAGGTSAQPYGMYLPTMPAAGHHMIHPPIHQMDGRIHNSSRRDSNSTGQRQPTSSQSKSATKQGYSPSYWTGQN
- the LOC111678206 gene encoding protein lingerer isoform X2; translation: MSTQNRNSGGSRNQKKSNTGSGGGGGGGGGDSSAITQASLKKTEVTKTEKEKSHPKPTAEQLRIAQITNSNTSEDPQMREKVATLIEMTQRSEEEVCCALNECDNNLERAVVFLLETLPVGAFETSSKKKKNKAANAAQDNNGGGGDGDWADGNANTDKREKSRNRNSSNRGGRGGSDSRGWRGREARENERNSRGGGGGGGDRDDRANDNYRSGPRSGGDGRRGGASGRGGGYVGRGGRGGGRMGGGRGAGGRGDRSGVDSYRSRYNNSNEDHQEVELWDNSIAQSTEKQQQQTQDDAWGDWDNEEYVGSLKDSKVFTTSNLPNQTAASVLSSGLTGSVDNANSAGGTGEISAPPGLEHHLGTSVIGSTSASQSQGAHLNSLVDDNSGSSNLITAKTTPMMQYSAAVSSTPQMQQQQQQSSVVGGSGSTLTSGSNMSGSSALGSSPYGSAVIDTFSNAATAAANLVQQVQQQQQQQQQHLAPQLKPSTTLSAEQSQYFNSLATQNAAAQAAAAAAAAAAAAASNVQQMPTYAQNPATVQYQTSYANVFGSAAGSGSAASMATDPTSQITSGQQTQVRRARAKLPPPSKIPSSAVEMPGDSLNNIGYLDVQFGGLDFGTDDSFENLSEKLNNSVNLGDSQQQQQQQQQQQQQQKSLAQSPPEVSSSYEQSKTVVTHQQQQQQQQQQAALSAAGLPNSHLADSLTSSYTQRAAQQQQQQQQQPQQQLSGGVSGGNSSVGSAGSNALDQLTKNDPYNQNTNSAANAYQSSYQSSSNVVSNKGVSNAYQPSVASQGYNNSAYATVQSSVANSYQPQAYGSYQQNSMTSYQQQQQQPSGTGTQNASNVTGSSSVGGVGGGSSSTQNIPSVGGNSSNSATANSNSSYLTSAYGSQQNAYQSSQSVYGSTGLSNNSGFAGNTSTASSQYSNFSTSGKLKDTSASSNTSHYESVSSSSAISNSGTAVNSVSSGVNSSNAVTNSMISSSHLGALTSNSNVTPSSSLANNSSSSSNNNSNSGVVNNSTSNVVSQTAGGAVNASGNSSSNSSNTNSSSVVSAGGGGVGVSGGSGVSSSSAVAAAVSGVSSVSNKTGSGVSASGAPTGAASGAGGGAGSGAGGMVPNIQMVSQYIQTSLPYYQQPVYSYEDIQMMQQRVPHVQGYYDLNYTPTSLGAGRDNLGSVAYSTMTDGRFTRTDNNSSPVSNVSSTMSQQAGSSGPMLNVPYAYFYGGNVMPGSFQYGTPAIYPQIPAANTASGGQFPKPSYNTGYGSTNYDALSQASQDYTKGTYPSSVNQQTKSQNVTNPPQAGTASDITSSMYGKGHVALNKVNSYEKQNFHSGTPPPFNMANTQTAGGTSAQPYGMYLPTMPAAGHHMIHPPIHQDSNSTGQRQPTSSQSKSATKQGYSPSYWTGQN
- the LOC111678206 gene encoding protein lingerer isoform X3 gives rise to the protein MSTQNRNSGGSRNQKKSNTGSGGGGGGGGGDSSAITQASLKKTEVTKTEKEKSHPKPTAEQLRIAQITNSNTSEDPQMREKVATLIEMTQRSEEEVCCALNECDNNLERAVVFLLETLPVGAFETSSKKKKNKAANAAQDNNGGGGDGDWADGNANTDKREKSRNRNSSNRGGRGGSDSRGWRGREARENERNSRGGGGGGGDRDDRANDNYRSGPRSGGDGRRGGASGRGGGYVGRGGRGGGRMGGGRGAGGRGDRSGVDSYRSRYNNSNEDHQEVELWDNSIAQSTEKQQQQTQDDAWGDWDNEEYVGSLKDSKVFTTSNLPNQTAASVLSSGLTGSVDNANSAGGTGEISAPPGLEHHLGTSVIGSTSASQSQGAHLNSLVDDNSGSSNLITAKTTPMMQYSAAVSSTPQMQQQQQQSSVVGGSGSTLTSGSNMSGSSALGSSPYGSAVIDTFSNAATAAANLVQQVQQQQQQQQQHLAPQLKPSTTLSAEQSQYFNSLATQNAAAQAAAAAAAAAAAAASNVQQMPTYAQNPATVQYQTSYANVFGSAAGSGSAASMATDPTSQITSGQQTQVRRARAKLPPPSKIPSSAVEMPGDSLNNIGYLDVQFGGLDFGTDDSFENLSEKLNNSVNLGDSQQQQQQQQQQQQQQKSLAQSPPEVSSSYEQSKTVVTHQQQQQQQQQQAALSAAGLPNSHLADSLTSSYTQRAAQQQQQQQQQPQQQLSGGVSGGNSSVGSAGSNALDQLTKNDPYNQNTNSAANAYQSSYQSSSNVVSNKGVSNAYQPSVASQGYNNSAYATVQSSVANSYQPQAYGSYQQNSMTSYQQQQQQPSGTGTQNASNVTGSSSVGGVGGGSSSTQNIPSVGGNSSNSATANSNSSYLTSAYGSQQNAYQSSQSVYGSTGLSNNSGFAGNTSTASSQYSNFSTSGKLKDTSASSNTSHYESVSSSSAISNSGTAVNSVSSGVNSSNAVTNTNNSSSSSNNNSNSGVVNNSTSNVVSQTAGGAVNASGNSSSNSSNTNSSSVVSAGGGGVGVSGGSGVSSSSAVAAAVSGVSSVSNKTGSGVSASGAPTGAASGAGGGAGSGAGGMVPNIQMVSQYIQTSLPYYQQPVYSYEDIQMMQQRVPHVQGYYDLNYTPTSLGAGRDNLGSVAYSTMTDGRFTRTDNNSSPVSNVSSTMSQQAGSSGPMLNVPYAYFYGGNVMPGSFQYGTPAIYPQIPAANTASGGQFPKPSYNTGYGSTNYDALSQASQDYTKGTYPSSVNQQTKSQNVTNPPQAGTASDITSSMYGKGHVALNKVNSYEKQNFHSGTPPPFNMANTQTAGGTSAQPYGMYLPTMPAAGHHMIHPPIHQMDGRIHNSSRRDSNSTGQRQPTSSQSKSATKQGYSPSYWTGQN